TTCCATTGACATCACCAATGATATCCTGGCAATTAATTCCCTGGAAGCCCTGAGTAATCAAAAAGATAATTTCATTGCCAATATCAGCCACGAATTGCGCTCTCCGCTTCATGCGATCCTTGGTTTTACGGAACTTTTGATCGAAGAGGAGGCAAACGGGCAGAAACGGAAACAATTGCAATCCGTGAAAACTGCCGGAGACACCTTACTTTACCTGGTAAACGGGATTTTAGACCTCAGTAAGATCGAAGCCGGGTTGTTCCAGTTTGATTTGCGGGATTTTAACCTGCACGACACGGTGGAGAACGTATTCTCCATTTTGAACGGAAAAGCACAGCATAAAAAACTTTCACTCAGTTACGAGATCGCACCGAATATTCCGAACACACTGAACGGAGATCCGCACCGCCTGGAACAAGTACTGATCAATTTACTGGACAATGCCTTGAAATTTACCGCTGAAGGATCCGTGAAACTCCACATTTCAGCAGAACAAAGCGATCCGGGATCAGCAACGCTGACCTTTGTTGTTTCCGATACAGGAATCGGGATACCGGAAGAGAAACTGGAAAGCGTTTTCGGCCGGTTTACACAGGCCGAGGAAAACACTACCCGTAAATACGGCGGGACCGGTTTGGGCCTGAATATTTGCAAATTGCTGGTTGAGAAACAGGGCGGAAACATCTCTGTGAGCAGTAAACCCGGAGAGTACACAAAATTCACCTTCCAGCTGACTTACGCTGTTTCCGAAAAACAGGAGCAGCAGGAATCCGCTGCTACCCACAAAGATTACAGCTTTTTAACGGGAAAAGTATTGATGTGCGAAGACAACGAGGCCAACCGCATTCTTGCACAGCATTTGTTCGATTCCACCAATATAGAACTGGACATGGCGGAAAACGGCAAAATAGGAGTGGAGTTGTTCCGGGAAAAGAACTACGACGTGGTGCTGATGGACATCCAGATGCCGGAAATGGACGGATACCAAGCCACAGCTTATATCCGCAACGAACTGAAATCGGAAACACCGATCGTTGCACTGACAGCCCATTCAATTGGCAAAGAGAAAGAAAAATGTGTGGCTGCCGGCATGAATGGTTATTTATCGAAACCCTTCAAAAAAAGCGAGTTACTGGACCTGATCGGACACTGGCTGAAAGAAGAAAAAGAAGTGCAGGAGAAAGAAGAGTTTGCATTTTCACTGGAAATCATCCGGGAAGCTTCTTTGGGAAATACTGATTTCGAGAACCAAATGCTCCGGCTTTTCCTGGACCAATCGAACGAATCGCTGGAAAAAATGAAGAACTGGTATACCGAACAGGATTGGGATGCGATCTGCAAACAGGCCCATCAATTGAAATCTACTTTCGGCATGTTCTTAATGGACACTGCTCTTTTGGACCGGATCGAGAAAAGGATCGGCCAGGATGAGCTGGATCAGCAGCTGAAGACACTTGAACAACAGATTATGCGTGCGCATGCACATATTCACCAATTAATGCATTCGGACAAATGAATATCTTATTGATCGAAGACGAAGATTTGCTTCGTAAATCACTGGCTTTTTTCCTGCGATCCAATGGTTACGAAGTAGAGGAATTTGACAACGGAGCGGATGCCATTGAATACATCCAGGCAAAGCATGAACACATAGACCTGGTTATTACGGACCTGAATCTTCCTTTTGCAGGAGGAAAACAAGTGCTTCATTCCACCAATCCTTATAAAAACATTAAGAAAATTGTTTTGACCTCCCAATCTCATGAATCAACAGAGGTAGAAGTTTTTGAAATAGGTTCGGACGACTTCATTTCCAAGCCGTTCAGTCCGGCAGCATTACTTAAACGTATCGAAAAACTGATTCCCCAAACCTGATCATCCTTTAGAAATAAACCGCCGTTGACCAGTTTACATTTGGAATTTTTCTCCCGGATACTTATCTTTTAATCCTAATAAAAAAAGAAGATGCCAATTTGAGCCGATTAATAGCTTGAAAAAGCAGAAAAAATCAAACACACAATTGACAGCACTATTCACAAATGAATAACCGGAAACAGATGAATATCGTATTGATTGAAGACGAAGACCTGCTTAGAAAATCACTGGCTTATTTCCTGCGCTCTCATGATCACCAGGTAGAAGAATTCGATAACGGGGCCGATGCCATTGTTTACATTCACAAAAACCATGAGGCCATTGACCTGATCATTACGGATCTGAATTTACCGTTCGCAGGAGGAAAACAGGTGTTGCATTCCAGTAATCCTTATAAACAGATCAAAAAGATCGTCCTCACATCTTATTCCATGGAATCCAACGAATTGGAAGTATTCGACCTGGGAGGCGATGATTTTATTGCGAAACCTTTTAGTCCACAGGTATTGCTCAAGCGCATTGAAAAATTATTTTCTCCCATGTAACGGTTTTTAATTGCAAACCTGCTACATTTATTTCTACTAATTATTCACTCATACGATTGCATGAACCCTGCTAATACTTCTTCAGACAATCACATCCTGTTGTATTTCGGATTGACCATTTCGCTTATTCTCATAGGGATCGCGGTTGCTATGTTCGTCAGAAGACGTATGCGTTCCCAGCTTGTTAAAAACGCTGAAGTTTATCAGGAAATTATCGAAGACATTTTATTCCGTTTGATGTTCGGGAAACTAAGCATGGAAGAAAGCCTGAAACTTTTCCGGGCGTTGAAACAAAGCAATCTGCTGAGTAAAGTCACCACGCAATCCATTATTTTCCTGCACGAGAATTATTCGGGCAAACAACGGGAGATCCTGGAAGATTTCTTTGTATTGTCGGATCTTACGGCTTATTCCTTCAAAAAGATCCGGTCCCGAAAAGCTGCCGATATTATCTCCGGTATTCGTTATTTATCCACCATGAATGTCCGCGAGGCATTTGAATTCATGAAACTGGAACTGGAACACCCGAATGACGATGTCAAAAAAGAAGCATTTATCGGCCTGGTAGCCTTACAGGGAATGGAAGGACTG
The window above is part of the Fluviicola sp. genome. Proteins encoded here:
- a CDS encoding response regulator; translated protein: MNIVLIEDEDLLRKSLAYFLRSHDHQVEEFDNGADAIVYIHKNHEAIDLIITDLNLPFAGGKQVLHSSNPYKQIKKIVLTSYSMESNELEVFDLGGDDFIAKPFSPQVLLKRIEKLFSPM
- a CDS encoding response regulator transcription factor, whose protein sequence is MNILLIEDEDLLRKSLAFFLRSNGYEVEEFDNGADAIEYIQAKHEHIDLVITDLNLPFAGGKQVLHSTNPYKNIKKIVLTSQSHESTEVEVFEIGSDDFISKPFSPAALLKRIEKLIPQT
- a CDS encoding ATP-binding protein, with the protein product MNNYIKDIDRLKALLAYSVIDTPSEEFYDTLNSLVATICNTPISLISFIDDKRQWYKSKTGMDIDELPIEETICQYSLLEEDILEIPDTLEDGRLTNIPAVQAENGIRFYAGIPLRSPGGYAIGSVCAADYKPQQLDETQRQTLRDVAKMVMIHLEAKKRNEEMEAGLKDLLTEKIQASERQIRIQERVYNNLFEAISQSNAIIEFSIDGTILNLNERFAEMMGYSVEELTGQKHTILMTESLTENNDFVWEKIAAGQPYSGKFRRRHKDGKTIWIQASYSPVINIKGEVTKITNISIDITNDILAINSLEALSNQKDNFIANISHELRSPLHAILGFTELLIEEEANGQKRKQLQSVKTAGDTLLYLVNGILDLSKIEAGLFQFDLRDFNLHDTVENVFSILNGKAQHKKLSLSYEIAPNIPNTLNGDPHRLEQVLINLLDNALKFTAEGSVKLHISAEQSDPGSATLTFVVSDTGIGIPEEKLESVFGRFTQAEENTTRKYGGTGLGLNICKLLVEKQGGNISVSSKPGEYTKFTFQLTYAVSEKQEQQESAATHKDYSFLTGKVLMCEDNEANRILAQHLFDSTNIELDMAENGKIGVELFREKNYDVVLMDIQMPEMDGYQATAYIRNELKSETPIVALTAHSIGKEKEKCVAAGMNGYLSKPFKKSELLDLIGHWLKEEKEVQEKEEFAFSLEIIREASLGNTDFENQMLRLFLDQSNESLEKMKNWYTEQDWDAICKQAHQLKSTFGMFLMDTALLDRIEKRIGQDELDQQLKTLEQQIMRAHAHIHQLMHSDK